The following coding sequences lie in one Myxococcota bacterium genomic window:
- a CDS encoding alpha/beta hydrolase: protein MKVETSDGHAVYAEVHGEGLPVVLSCALSTTHENWRPQVEPFVAAGARVVLWDYRGHGLSDAPEDPDAYHLDAVLDDLGRVLDATVGDTPAVLGGLSFGGLASLHLALRNPERVRGLLLVDTGPGFKNPEAQARWEKMVERTASFVETRGMEAFVSGKAASTMVGLRPDSDVARAAAAAIAAQQPHGIANFARRVAGPASQVMDRLGELTMPALVIIGEKDDAYLRAAEVLETRLPAAQRVMMAGAGHITNLDDPAAFNENVIAFLERLQA, encoded by the coding sequence GTGAAAGTCGAGACCTCCGATGGCCACGCGGTCTACGCCGAGGTGCACGGCGAGGGCCTGCCCGTGGTGCTGAGCTGCGCGCTCTCGACCACCCACGAGAACTGGCGTCCCCAGGTCGAGCCCTTCGTGGCGGCCGGGGCGCGCGTCGTGCTCTGGGACTACCGCGGACACGGTCTCTCCGACGCGCCGGAGGATCCCGACGCCTATCACCTGGACGCGGTCCTCGACGATCTCGGCCGCGTCCTCGACGCCACCGTCGGCGACACACCGGCCGTGCTCGGTGGGCTCTCGTTCGGCGGATTGGCTTCGCTGCACCTGGCGCTGCGGAACCCGGAGCGTGTCCGCGGCCTGTTGCTGGTCGACACGGGGCCGGGCTTCAAGAATCCCGAGGCCCAGGCGCGCTGGGAGAAGATGGTCGAGCGGACGGCTTCCTTCGTCGAGACCCGCGGCATGGAGGCCTTCGTCTCTGGCAAAGCGGCGTCGACGATGGTCGGCCTGCGCCCCGACAGCGACGTCGCTCGCGCCGCGGCCGCGGCGATCGCGGCCCAGCAGCCCCACGGCATCGCGAACTTCGCCCGGCGCGTGGCGGGGCCGGCGAGCCAGGTCATGGACCGGCTGGGCGAACTGACGATGCCGGCGCTGGTGATCATCGGCGAGAAGGACGACGCCTACCTGCGGGCCGCGGAAGTGCTCGAGACGCGCCTGCCGGCCGCACAACGCGTGATGATGGCCGGCGCCGGGCACATCACGAATCTCGACGATCCCGCCGCCTTCAATGAGAACGTGATCGCATTTCTGGAGCGGCTCCAGGCCTGA